The Prosthecobacter sp. genome has a segment encoding these proteins:
- a CDS encoding four helix bundle protein, producing MKITRHTELEVFQRAFKAAMQVFELSKSFPKDEMYSLTDQVRRSSRSVAANITEAWRKRRYEAAFISKLSDAETEAAETQTWLLFAERCGYLADSERSVLDDEYEVILRMLVSMAVNAKKWTL from the coding sequence ATGAAAATCACACGGCACACGGAGCTAGAGGTATTTCAGCGGGCGTTTAAGGCGGCCATGCAGGTGTTCGAGCTTTCGAAGTCCTTTCCCAAGGACGAGATGTATTCTCTGACAGATCAGGTGCGGCGTTCCTCACGTTCGGTGGCCGCGAACATCACCGAAGCCTGGAGGAAGCGGCGGTATGAAGCCGCGTTCATCAGCAAGCTTAGCGACGCGGAGACAGAGGCGGCGGAGACTCAGACCTGGCTCCTGTTTGCTGAGCGCTGCGGCTATCTGGCAGATTCGGAACGCTCCGTGTTGGATGATGAGTATGAAGTGATTCTTCGCATGCTCGTCTCCATGGCCGTGAATGCGAAG